The following is a genomic window from Micromonospora cathayae.
CCTTCCACTGGGTCCGTAACCTGGCCGCGCTCGGCAACGTCGACACCACGGTGACGGCCAACCACCCGCTGGCCGCCGTCTTCACCCGCAACGGCGCCCGCACCTACGTGGCCAGCAACATCACCAACGCGCAGCTCACCGTCCGGTTCTCCAACGGCACCACGCTCGTCGTACCGGCCGGCAAGACGGCCACCAGCGGCGCGTACACCTGGAGCGGCGGCAGCGCCAACGGCGGCAACCCGAACCCGACGCCCACCCCCACGACCACGTCCAGCCCGACCCCCACCCCGACCGTCAGCCCGACCACCAGCCCCACCCCGACCCCGACGCCGACCGGTACGCCGGACTCCCCGGTCCGCTACCTGCTCTCCGGCGGCGGGCTCGCCGCCTCCGGCAGCGCCGGCACCGCCACGGTCGCCGCCGCCAACGGCAACCACGACGGCACCCCGGCCAACCCGGTGGTGTTCACCGCGACCGGCCTGGACCTCACCTACTCCGGTGGCAACAGCACCTTCGACCTGTTCGTCGACGCCGGTACCGCGGTCGGCAACGGGGTGCAACTGCGCGCCTCGTACGACCTGACCGGTGACGGCACCTTCGAGCGGGTGGAGACGTACCGTTACTTCGCCACCGACCCGGTGCCCGGCTACGAGCACTACACCCAGAACCAGGGTCTGTTCTCGGCCACCGGCACCAACGGCAACCTGCGCAACGGCACGGTGAAGCTGGAGGTCTGGTCGGCCATCGGCAACAACCCGAGCACCCTGGGCATCGGCGACAAGTCGGTGCTCCGCCTCCCGCACTCCTGAGCCGATCCACCGCCCGGCCCGTCCGCCCTCACCCGGCGGGCGGGCCGGTCCGCGCCGGCCGCCGGGCAGTTCGGAATCCGGGCCGAAAGGCCGTGTCACGGGCTGCGGTCCGCCGCCGGTGGGGCGTAGGTTCGTTTCCGTGAGCCCCCGGGATCCCATCGCCGACCTGCGCCGGGTCGCGTTCCTGCTGGAACGGGCCCACGAGGCCACCTACCGGGTACGCGCCTTCCGCTCGGCGGCCACCGCGCTCGCCGCCCTGCCGGCCGGGGAGGTGGCCGAACGGGCCCGCACCGGACGGCTCACCGAACTGCCCGGGGTCGGCGACGTCACCGCCCGCTGCGTCGCCGAGTCGCTGGCCGGCGAGGAGCCGGTCTACCTGCGCCGGCTGGTGGCGACCGAGGGCACCGACCTGGACGCCGAGGCCGCCGCCCTGCGGGCGGCGCTGCGCGGCGACTGCCACACCCACTCCGACTGGTCCGACGGCGGGTCCCCGATCGAGGAGATGGCGCTCGCGGCGGTGGAACTGGGCCACGAGTACCTCGTCCTGACCGACCACTCCCCCCGGCTGAAGGTGGCGCGCGGGCTGACCGCCGACCGGCTGCGCCGCCAACTCGACCACGTGGCCCGGCTCAACGCCGCGCTGCCGGAGGGTTTCCGGATCCTCACCGGCATCGAGGTCGACATCCTCGCCGACGGTTCACTCGACCAGGACGAGGAACTGCTGTCCCGGCTGGACGTGGTGGTCGGCTCGGTGCACAGCGGTCTGAACGACGACCGGGCCCGGATGACCCGGCGGATGCTCACCGCCGTCGCCAACCCGCACCTGGACATCCTCGGCCACTGCACCGGTCGGATGGTCTCCTCCCGCCCGGCCGGCGTGACCGGTCCCGGCGACCGGGCCCACCGCCGGCGGACCCGCCCCGAGAGCGACTTCGACCCGGACGCCGTCTTCGCCGCCTGTGCCGAACACGGCAAGGCCGTCGAGATCAACTCGCGGCCGGAACGGCAGGACCCGCCGAAGCGGCTGATCCGGCGGGCCCTGGAGGCCGGTTGCCTCTTCGCCCTGAACACCGACGCGCACGCCCCCGGGCAGCTCGACTGGCAGCGTTTCGGCTGCGAGCGGGCGGCCCGCTGCGGGGTGCCCGTCGACCGGGTGGTGAACACCTGGTCCGCCGAGGACCTGGTCGCCTGGGCGCACACCCACCAGCCCGGGTGAGCCGGGGCCGGGCCGGCCGTGGTCCAGCGAACCGGTAGCCAGCGTGGCGTCAGGGCCGGGCAGCCACCGTGGGCGCAGCAGCGGCCGGGTCCACCGGCCCGGCCGCCGGAACCGCCGTCGGGTGCGCCGGTCGGCGGCCGAGGAAGCCCTGGGACACCGCCACCCCCAGCAGCACGATCAGCGCCCCGACCGGCTGGTGCCAGGTCGGGGTCTCGTCGAGGACCACCGCGCCGATCAGCACCGCGAAGACCGGGATCAGGTACGTCACCGTGGAGGCCGTACTCGCGCCCACCACCCGGATGTTGTGCAGGTTGATCACGAAGGCCAGCCCGGTGCCGAACGCCCCGAGGGCGAGCACGCTCGCCACCACGTCCAGCGACAGCGCGGTGGGCATCGGCGGTGCCCCCGCCACCAGCGGCGACACCACCGCCAGCTGGACCGTGGCGAGCAGCAACTGCGCCGCCGACAGCGACAGCCCCGACTCGGTACGGCCCGCGATGAACCGCTTCTGGTACGGGATCGACAGGCCGTAACAGGCGGCTGCCCCGAAGCACATGAGCTGCCCGGTGAACGCCACCCCGCCGAGGCCCTGCCACACCCCGAGCACCACCAGCACGCCGACGAAGCCCAGCGCCAACCCGACCGCCCGGCGCACCGTCAACCGCTCGGTACGGAACACCAGCACCGCCATCGGCAGCACCACCAGCGGCGTGGTGGCGTTCCAGATGCCGGCCAGCATCGACGGGATCCGCTGCTCCCCGTAGCCGAACAGGGTGAACGGGATCGCCACGCCGAACGCGGCCACCACGGTCAGGTGCAGCCAGAGCCGGGGGTCGCGGGGCAGCCGGTCCCGCAGCACGGCGAGCACCACCAGCAGGGTGGCCGCCCCGGCGGCGACCCGACCGAGGGTGACGTAGAGCGGGTGCAGCTCCCGTACACCGATCTTGATGAACAGGAAGCTGGAGCCCCAGATCGCGGCGAGCAGCACGAAACCGGGCAGCCAGTCACGCAGCGCGGCCCGGTCAGGAGTGGTTTCCGGCATCACCCCTGACACTCTGCCGCAGCCCACCGGAACGCCGGACACTACCCCGGCACCGTGTCCCACGTCACCACGACCGGCCTACCCTGGTGACGTTGACCAGTCGAGGAGGTGGCACCGCGATGGCCATGCCGATGAAGTTCGACCCGCTCGTCGACTTCGACGGGATCTGGAGCACCGAGCTCGCCGACCGTTACCTCCCGCTCCCGGAGCTGCCCACCGCACGCTACGAGTGCATCGACGGAAGGCTGGTCAGGCGCGCACCGCTGGATCCAGCCGGACGTCACCATCCTGCACGCCCTGCCCGGCAGCGACGAGGAGGACCGCTGGGTCCCGGCCCGGCTCTGCACCATGGCGGTGGAGTTCGTCTCGCCGGGCAGCCGCCGGCACGAGTTCGTCGACAAGCCACGCCGCTGCGCCGATGGCGGCGTGCCGTACTTCATGCGGGTGCAGATCGCCGGCGGGTGCGCAGCGCCACGGTCGAGTTCTTCAGCCTCAACCACGCCGGCGAGGACCGCCTGGTCGACGAGGTGGTCAACGGGGAACGGTTGCTGGCCGACGCGCCGTTCCGGATCGACCTCGACCCGGCCGACCTGCTGCCCTGACACGGCGGAAGAAAGGTCGACGGGTCCGGTGACCGGTCACGTAGGGTTCCCCCGTGGGACGAATCGATGACCTCGCGAACCGGTACGTGGTGGAGTGGGCCGCGCTCAACCCGTCCGGTGCCACCTACGCCGGCATCGCCGGCCACGACGACCAGCTCGACGACCTGTCGCCCGACGGCTACGCCGCCCGTGCCGACCTGACCCGGCGCACCCTGGCCGAACTGGACGCCACCGAGCCGGACACGCCGGCGGAGCAGACCGCCAGGGAGGCCATGCAGGAGCGGCTCGGGCTGTCCCTGGCCCGGTACGACTCCGGCGAGGAGACCAGCGAGATCAACGTGATCGTCAGCGGTCTGCACGACCTGCGCTCGGTCTTCGACCTGATGCCGACCGACAGCGACGACGCGGTGGCGAAGGTGGCGACCCGGCTCAACGCGTTCGCCGGTGCCCTGGAGGGCTACAAGACCACGCTGCGTCAGGCCGCCGACGCCGGGCACGTCTCCTCCCGGGCCCAGATGGTCGAGGTCGCCAAGCAGTGCGACATCTGGACCGACCCGAACGCCGACAACTTCTTCCACGGCCTGGTCGAGCGGCTCGGCGCCGACGGCACGCTCGGCGCGGACCTGCGCCGGGGCGCGGCGGCGGCCACCGCGGCGACCGCCGAGTTCGGCCGGTTCCTGCGGACCGAACTGGCGCCCCGGGGGCGCGAGAAGCAGGCCGCCGGCCGGGAACGCTACGAGCTGGCCTCGCAGTACTTCCTCGGTGCCCGGATCGACCTGGACGAGACGTACGCCTGGGGGTTCGAGGAGCTGGCCCGCCTGGAGGCGGACATGCGGACGGTGTCCGCGCGGATCGTCGGCCCGGGGGCGACCGTGGACGAGGCGGTGGCCGCGCTGGACGCCGACCCGGCCCGCACCATCCAGGGCAAGGAGGCGTTCCGGGACTGGATGCAGGCGTTGGCCGACAAGGCGGTCAGCGAGCTGAACGGCACCCACTTCGACATTCCGGAACAGGTCCGGCGGATCGAGTGCCGCCTCGCCCCGACCAGCGACGGCGGCATCTACTACACCGGCCCGAGCGAGGACTTCTCCCGCCCCGGCCGGATGTGGTGGGCGGTCCCGCAGGGCATCACCGACTTCTCCACCTGGCGGGAGGTGACCACGGTCTACCACGAGGGCGTGCCGGGGCACCACCTCCAGGTCGGGCAGACCGCCGTCCGGGCCGAGCTGCTCAACCGCTGGCAGCGGCTGCTCTGCTGGGTGTCCGGGCACGGCGAGGGCTGGGCCCTGTACGCCGAGCGACTGATGGACGAGCTGGGCTACCTGGAGGACCCGGGCGACAAGCTCGGCATGCTCGACGGGCAGGCGTTCCGGGCGGCCCGGGTGATCGTCGACATCGGCATGCACCTGGAGCTGGAGATCCCGAAGGACAATCCGTTCGACTTCCACCCGGGCGAGCGGTGGACGCCCGAGCTGGGCTGGGAGTTCATGCGCGCGCACTGCCGGGTTCCGGACGAGAACCTGCGTTTCGAACTGAACCGCTACCTGGGCTGGCCGGGGCAGGCCCCCTCGTACAAGGTCGGCGAGCGGATCTGGCTCCAGGCCCGGGACGAGGCGAAGACCCGCAAGGGTGCCGACTTCGACCTGCGCGAGTTCCACCGCAACGCGCTCGACCTGGGTTCGCTCGGGCTGGATCCGCTGCGCCGGGCGCTCGCCCGACTGTAGTTCCGCCGGTGTTCCGCCGGGGCAGCGTCGGACCGGCCCCGGCGG
Proteins encoded in this region:
- a CDS encoding DMT family transporter; this translates as MPETTPDRAALRDWLPGFVLLAAIWGSSFLFIKIGVRELHPLYVTLGRVAAGAATLLVVLAVLRDRLPRDPRLWLHLTVVAAFGVAIPFTLFGYGEQRIPSMLAGIWNATTPLVVLPMAVLVFRTERLTVRRAVGLALGFVGVLVVLGVWQGLGGVAFTGQLMCFGAAACYGLSIPYQKRFIAGRTESGLSLSAAQLLLATVQLAVVSPLVAGAPPMPTALSLDVVASVLALGAFGTGLAFVINLHNIRVVGASTASTVTYLIPVFAVLIGAVVLDETPTWHQPVGALIVLLGVAVSQGFLGRRPAHPTAVPAAGPVDPAAAAPTVAARP
- a CDS encoding PHP domain-containing protein, whose protein sequence is MSPRDPIADLRRVAFLLERAHEATYRVRAFRSAATALAALPAGEVAERARTGRLTELPGVGDVTARCVAESLAGEEPVYLRRLVATEGTDLDAEAAALRAALRGDCHTHSDWSDGGSPIEEMALAAVELGHEYLVLTDHSPRLKVARGLTADRLRRQLDHVARLNAALPEGFRILTGIEVDILADGSLDQDEELLSRLDVVVGSVHSGLNDDRARMTRRMLTAVANPHLDILGHCTGRMVSSRPAGVTGPGDRAHRRRTRPESDFDPDAVFAACAEHGKAVEINSRPERQDPPKRLIRRALEAGCLFALNTDAHAPGQLDWQRFGCERAARCGVPVDRVVNTWSAEDLVAWAHTHQPG
- a CDS encoding DUF885 domain-containing protein → MGRIDDLANRYVVEWAALNPSGATYAGIAGHDDQLDDLSPDGYAARADLTRRTLAELDATEPDTPAEQTAREAMQERLGLSLARYDSGEETSEINVIVSGLHDLRSVFDLMPTDSDDAVAKVATRLNAFAGALEGYKTTLRQAADAGHVSSRAQMVEVAKQCDIWTDPNADNFFHGLVERLGADGTLGADLRRGAAAATAATAEFGRFLRTELAPRGREKQAAGRERYELASQYFLGARIDLDETYAWGFEELARLEADMRTVSARIVGPGATVDEAVAALDADPARTIQGKEAFRDWMQALADKAVSELNGTHFDIPEQVRRIECRLAPTSDGGIYYTGPSEDFSRPGRMWWAVPQGITDFSTWREVTTVYHEGVPGHHLQVGQTAVRAELLNRWQRLLCWVSGHGEGWALYAERLMDELGYLEDPGDKLGMLDGQAFRAARVIVDIGMHLELEIPKDNPFDFHPGERWTPELGWEFMRAHCRVPDENLRFELNRYLGWPGQAPSYKVGERIWLQARDEAKTRKGADFDLREFHRNALDLGSLGLDPLRRALARL